In Mesoplodon densirostris isolate mMesDen1 chromosome 5, mMesDen1 primary haplotype, whole genome shotgun sequence, a single window of DNA contains:
- the PLA1A gene encoding phospholipase A1 member A isoform X2 → MAPDPWEGCFWSWGLLLWLSVGSTGDAPPTPQTKCTDFQNADLLRGTNLKVHFLLFTPSDPLCGQLVEESSDIRNLGFNATLGTKLVIHGFRALGTKPSWIDKFISALLQATDANVIAVDWVYGSTGVYFSAVENVLGVSESSIHIIGVSLGAHVGGMVGQFYKGQLGRITGLDPAGPEYTRASLEERLDPGDALFVEAIHTDTDNLGIRIPVGHVDYFVNGGQDQPGCPTSIYAGYSYLICDHMRAVHLYISALENSCPLMAFPCTSYKVFLAGHCLDCFNPFLLSCPRIGLVEEGGVKIEPLPKEVKVYLLTTSTAPYCVHHSLVEFYLQERRHQDTCVTVTFLSSSITSSVKITIPRQQRHGKGIIAHPSPQCQINQVKFKFQPSHRVWKKDRTIIIGTFCTAPLPVNDNKNTVCLPEPVNLQASETVSHDLKITCI, encoded by the exons GAGATGCACCTCCTACCCCACAGACAAAGTGCACTGACTTCCAGAATGCTGATCTTCTCCGAGGCACCAATCTCAAAGTCCACTTTCTCCTCTTCACCCCTTCTGATCCTCTCTGTGGGCAGCTCGTGGAAGAAAGTAGTGACATCCGGAACTTGGGGTTCAATGCCACTCTAGGAACCAAGCTAGTTATCCATGGATTCAG GGCTTTAGGAACAAAGCCTTCCTGGATTGATAAATTCATCAGTGCCCTTCTGCAGGCAACAGATGCTAACGTGATCGCTGTGGACTGGGTTTATGGCTCTACAGGTGTCTACTTCTCAGCCGTGGAAAAT GTGCTGGGTGTGTCAGAGTCCTCAATCCACATCATTGGTGTCAGCCTGGGGGCCCACGTCGGGGGCATGGTAGGACAGTTCTACAAAGGCCAGCTGGGACGGATCACAG GCCTGGACCCTGCTGGACCGGAGTACACAAGAGCCAGCCTGGAGGAGCGCCTGGACCCTGGGGACGCCCTCTTTGTGGAAGCCATCCACACAGACACGGACa ATTTGGGTATTCGGATTCCTGTTGGACATGTGGACTACTTCGTCAACGGAGGCCAAGACCAACCCGGCTGTCCCACCTCCATTTATGCAG GCTACAGTTATCTGATCTGTGATCACATGAGGGCTGTGCACCTCTACATCAGCGCCCTGGAGAATTCCTGTCCATTGATGGCCTTTCCTTGTACCAGCTACAAGGTCTTCCTTGCTGGACACTGTCTGGATTGTTTCAACCCTTTTCTGCTTTCCTGTCCAAGGATCG GGCTGGTGGAAGAAGGTGGTGTTAAGATAGAGCCACTTCCCAAGGAAGTGAAGGTCTACCTCCTGACCACTTCCACGGCTCCATATTGCG tgcatcACAGCCTCGTGGAGTTTTACTTGCAGGAGCGGAGACACCAGGACACCTGCGTCACGGTCACGTTCCTTAGCAGCAGTATCACCTCCTCGGTCAAGATCACCAT ACCTAGACAGCAACGCCACGGGAAAGGAATCATAGCTCACCCCAGCCCTCAGTGCCAGATAAACCAGGTGAAATTCAAGTTTCAGCCTTCCCACCGAGTTTGGAAAAAAGACCGGACTATCATTATCGGGACGTTCTGCACTGCTCCTTTGCCCGTCAATGACAA CAAAAACACGGTCTGCTTACCTGAGCCAGTGAACTTACAAGCAAGTGAGACTGTTTCTCATGACCTGAAAATAACCTGTATATAG
- the PLA1A gene encoding phospholipase A1 member A isoform X1: MAPDPWEGCFWSWGLLLWLSVGSTGDAPPTPQTKCTDFQNADLLRGTNLKVHFLLFTPSDPLCGQLVEESSDIRNLGFNATLGTKLVIHGFRALGTKPSWIDKFISALLQATDANVIAVDWVYGSTGVYFSAVENVVKLGLEISRFLSKLLVLGVSESSIHIIGVSLGAHVGGMVGQFYKGQLGRITGLDPAGPEYTRASLEERLDPGDALFVEAIHTDTDNLGIRIPVGHVDYFVNGGQDQPGCPTSIYAGYSYLICDHMRAVHLYISALENSCPLMAFPCTSYKVFLAGHCLDCFNPFLLSCPRIGLVEEGGVKIEPLPKEVKVYLLTTSTAPYCVHHSLVEFYLQERRHQDTCVTVTFLSSSITSSVKITIPRQQRHGKGIIAHPSPQCQINQVKFKFQPSHRVWKKDRTIIIGTFCTAPLPVNDNKNTVCLPEPVNLQASETVSHDLKITCI, translated from the exons GAGATGCACCTCCTACCCCACAGACAAAGTGCACTGACTTCCAGAATGCTGATCTTCTCCGAGGCACCAATCTCAAAGTCCACTTTCTCCTCTTCACCCCTTCTGATCCTCTCTGTGGGCAGCTCGTGGAAGAAAGTAGTGACATCCGGAACTTGGGGTTCAATGCCACTCTAGGAACCAAGCTAGTTATCCATGGATTCAG GGCTTTAGGAACAAAGCCTTCCTGGATTGATAAATTCATCAGTGCCCTTCTGCAGGCAACAGATGCTAACGTGATCGCTGTGGACTGGGTTTATGGCTCTACAGGTGTCTACTTCTCAGCCGTGGAAAATGTGGTTAAGCTGGGACTCGAGATCTCCCGTTTCCTCAGTAAACTCTTG GTGCTGGGTGTGTCAGAGTCCTCAATCCACATCATTGGTGTCAGCCTGGGGGCCCACGTCGGGGGCATGGTAGGACAGTTCTACAAAGGCCAGCTGGGACGGATCACAG GCCTGGACCCTGCTGGACCGGAGTACACAAGAGCCAGCCTGGAGGAGCGCCTGGACCCTGGGGACGCCCTCTTTGTGGAAGCCATCCACACAGACACGGACa ATTTGGGTATTCGGATTCCTGTTGGACATGTGGACTACTTCGTCAACGGAGGCCAAGACCAACCCGGCTGTCCCACCTCCATTTATGCAG GCTACAGTTATCTGATCTGTGATCACATGAGGGCTGTGCACCTCTACATCAGCGCCCTGGAGAATTCCTGTCCATTGATGGCCTTTCCTTGTACCAGCTACAAGGTCTTCCTTGCTGGACACTGTCTGGATTGTTTCAACCCTTTTCTGCTTTCCTGTCCAAGGATCG GGCTGGTGGAAGAAGGTGGTGTTAAGATAGAGCCACTTCCCAAGGAAGTGAAGGTCTACCTCCTGACCACTTCCACGGCTCCATATTGCG tgcatcACAGCCTCGTGGAGTTTTACTTGCAGGAGCGGAGACACCAGGACACCTGCGTCACGGTCACGTTCCTTAGCAGCAGTATCACCTCCTCGGTCAAGATCACCAT ACCTAGACAGCAACGCCACGGGAAAGGAATCATAGCTCACCCCAGCCCTCAGTGCCAGATAAACCAGGTGAAATTCAAGTTTCAGCCTTCCCACCGAGTTTGGAAAAAAGACCGGACTATCATTATCGGGACGTTCTGCACTGCTCCTTTGCCCGTCAATGACAA CAAAAACACGGTCTGCTTACCTGAGCCAGTGAACTTACAAGCAAGTGAGACTGTTTCTCATGACCTGAAAATAACCTGTATATAG